Proteins encoded within one genomic window of Actinoplanes octamycinicus:
- a CDS encoding DUF4011 domain-containing protein gives MERRSDDDRSEPRPARAGVHAALRAWRESLIDLGDNNRLINFTAGNADLVEITAPEPDQVVATLTQGATRALTGPGGPADDVFRTELTERSLGPVLRRMLRRDQQEYLDRGVSVLHLALGLLHWRPPVEDDETEPAGYASPLLLLPAELVTGELGEHPELRLRDEEPVVNPALALRLRQAGIAVPALEPGAELHVSKFWTDFTDTVARRHGWHIERTVILTCLTFHKEAIYRDLQENEERILAHPVIRALATTDHRRQTDQFRFTPIRPDEVDRLAPPEDVPLVLDADSSQRACVAAALAGHSFVMDGPPGTGKSQTVANMIGALLHAGKRVLFVSEKVAALDVVRNRLAEAGLHRYILELHGQQAGRREVATLLAAAVDEAPETPGEGPVVDRGALRERRERLTAFAYAMNETRRPLGASLHEIIGRCAALAEAPAAPVPAITPGSLTPDVMHRVREATNQLARSWRAMVDGDGLLWRDVITREPLDPALSRAEKALAALARAARIADPAARAFGLGRPADAAVLARLAEHAGRRPDGVADDWLTAADLEPVRQAADRRSDELAAAAAAAEAVRQRAGVPWTALPSAADLPMPPSLDGLTAPVPLETLTAAEADELARSFGRAADELDRHRRAVNRVTSKLGLPQAHTIRDISRVAAVAELGVKAHKPERFWFSPGALAGVQAGASALRRALEVLVGAEIQARPYFSEGLLSQPVEELAERFATVHRGFGKLRAAYRRDKRQVAGFVLPTAHLGDAIDRLGTAVAWKRALQELAAAEHRYATALGRYWRGRGTDFAALDEAIAVAAAALASAPQAGLDAVLGYVCAPAPDPEPIHLVTEAREALLRWQATLRPAPYPAARPELVAGPIDDAIAWLQAHVTALHAAADTVRAFDAATGRTLDYAEAVRLAELRAAAARAEAALGGPAADLPDADPAALRASVDWAAAAREFAGGPLTEAQAGALRDLRPITGLAERAQEWAEASRAVLAGFGPARQAELRDRFADYQRAAAFLRDIRDDSSGQEEWFACLDARDVLTFHGLDAAVEYCADQHLDSADVPAALERALLHGWVDAVVRADDRLLPWRAEDRDRLLAEFRQADERLAAVAAREIVTAIEARRPAADSAGAGLLRREAMKADRQSPVRDLIARTRDVVLALRPCVLASPLTVSQSLPPDIGFDVVIFDEASQITPADAINCIYRGRSLITAGDDRQLPPTSFFDRAFTTVPDTEVLDYQSVLELAKACGAFPGMGLTWHYRSRHQALVAFANDAFYQGRLSTFPAPGSGGPDTGVELFPVAGVYRRATSRDNPVEAERVAERIVHHFTTRPDRTLGVVTFSVAQAEAIERALEKVAAGHPALERAVADDRLHGFFVKSLESVQGDERDVMIFSIGYGYDESGKISANFGALNRPNGWRRLNVAITRARHRVELVTSILSRDVPESENEGVRQLAAYLDYVEHGAGDTRSDLADGTGEFVDSVLETVRSWGYPARTGLGTAGGRVDIAIRHPDDPDGDYLLGIRCDGPGYRDCPAARDRDRLTDQVLTDLGWRLHRAWALAWYRDRAGEEARLRTALERAAAARPGRTGAIEAPAADRAPNARPRVLRAARTARR, from the coding sequence ATGGAACGCCGGAGTGACGACGACCGGTCCGAGCCGAGGCCGGCCCGGGCCGGCGTGCACGCGGCACTGCGGGCCTGGCGGGAAAGCCTGATCGATCTCGGCGACAACAACCGCCTGATCAACTTCACGGCCGGCAACGCCGACCTGGTGGAGATCACCGCGCCCGAGCCGGACCAGGTGGTCGCCACCCTGACCCAGGGCGCCACCCGGGCTCTGACCGGGCCGGGCGGGCCGGCCGACGACGTGTTCCGGACCGAGCTGACCGAACGCTCACTGGGCCCGGTGCTGCGCCGGATGCTGCGCCGCGACCAGCAGGAGTACCTCGACCGCGGGGTCTCGGTGCTGCACCTGGCGCTCGGCCTGCTGCACTGGCGGCCGCCGGTCGAGGACGACGAGACCGAACCGGCCGGGTACGCCAGCCCGCTGCTGCTGCTCCCCGCCGAGCTGGTCACCGGCGAGCTGGGTGAACACCCCGAGCTGCGGCTGCGCGACGAGGAGCCGGTGGTCAACCCGGCGCTCGCGCTGCGGCTGCGGCAGGCCGGCATCGCGGTCCCGGCCCTGGAGCCGGGCGCCGAGCTGCACGTGTCGAAGTTCTGGACGGACTTCACCGACACGGTGGCCCGCCGGCACGGCTGGCACATCGAGCGGACCGTGATCCTGACCTGCCTCACCTTCCACAAGGAGGCGATCTACCGCGACCTGCAGGAGAACGAGGAGCGGATCCTGGCCCACCCGGTGATCCGGGCGCTGGCCACCACCGACCACCGGCGGCAGACCGACCAGTTCCGGTTCACCCCGATCCGGCCGGACGAGGTGGACCGGCTCGCCCCGCCCGAGGACGTGCCGCTGGTGCTGGACGCCGACTCCTCGCAACGCGCCTGCGTGGCCGCCGCGCTGGCCGGGCACAGCTTCGTGATGGACGGGCCGCCCGGCACCGGCAAGTCGCAGACCGTGGCCAACATGATCGGTGCCCTGCTGCACGCCGGCAAGCGGGTCCTGTTCGTCTCGGAGAAGGTCGCCGCGCTGGACGTGGTCCGCAACCGGCTCGCCGAGGCCGGGCTGCACCGCTACATCCTGGAGCTGCACGGGCAGCAGGCCGGCCGGCGGGAGGTGGCCACGCTGCTGGCCGCCGCGGTCGACGAGGCGCCGGAGACGCCCGGCGAGGGACCGGTGGTGGACCGCGGCGCGCTGCGCGAGCGCCGGGAACGGCTGACCGCGTTCGCGTACGCGATGAACGAGACCCGCCGTCCGCTCGGCGCCAGCCTGCACGAGATCATCGGCCGGTGCGCCGCGCTCGCCGAGGCCCCGGCCGCCCCGGTGCCGGCGATCACCCCCGGCTCGCTCACCCCGGACGTGATGCACCGGGTCCGCGAGGCCACCAACCAGCTGGCCCGCTCCTGGCGGGCGATGGTCGACGGCGACGGCCTGCTCTGGCGCGACGTGATCACCCGGGAGCCGCTCGACCCGGCGCTGAGCCGGGCCGAGAAGGCGCTCGCCGCGCTGGCCCGGGCGGCCCGGATCGCCGACCCGGCGGCCCGGGCGTTCGGCCTGGGCCGGCCGGCCGACGCGGCGGTGCTGGCCCGGCTCGCCGAGCACGCCGGCCGGCGCCCGGACGGGGTGGCCGACGACTGGCTCACCGCCGCCGACCTGGAGCCGGTCCGTCAGGCCGCGGACCGGCGCAGCGACGAACTGGCCGCGGCGGCCGCCGCGGCCGAGGCGGTGCGGCAGCGGGCCGGGGTGCCGTGGACCGCGCTGCCGTCCGCCGCCGACCTGCCGATGCCGCCGTCGCTGGACGGGCTCACCGCGCCGGTCCCGCTGGAGACGCTGACCGCCGCCGAGGCCGACGAGCTGGCCCGGTCATTCGGGCGGGCCGCGGACGAGCTGGACCGGCACCGCCGCGCAGTCAACCGGGTGACCAGCAAGCTGGGGCTGCCGCAGGCGCACACGATCCGGGACATCTCCCGGGTGGCCGCGGTCGCCGAGCTGGGCGTCAAGGCGCACAAGCCGGAGCGGTTCTGGTTCTCGCCGGGCGCGCTGGCCGGGGTGCAGGCCGGCGCCAGTGCGCTGCGCCGGGCCCTGGAGGTGCTGGTCGGGGCGGAGATCCAGGCCCGGCCGTACTTCTCCGAGGGGCTGCTGAGCCAGCCGGTGGAGGAGCTGGCCGAGCGGTTCGCCACGGTGCACCGTGGGTTCGGGAAGCTGCGGGCGGCGTACCGGCGGGACAAGCGGCAGGTGGCCGGGTTCGTGCTGCCGACCGCGCACCTCGGCGACGCGATCGACCGGCTCGGCACCGCGGTCGCCTGGAAACGGGCGCTGCAGGAACTGGCCGCGGCCGAGCACCGGTACGCCACCGCGCTCGGCCGGTACTGGCGGGGCCGGGGCACCGACTTCGCGGCGCTGGACGAGGCGATCGCGGTGGCCGCCGCGGCGCTCGCCTCGGCCCCGCAGGCCGGGCTGGACGCGGTGCTCGGCTACGTGTGCGCCCCGGCCCCCGACCCGGAGCCGATCCACCTGGTCACCGAGGCCCGCGAGGCGCTGCTGCGCTGGCAGGCCACGCTGCGCCCGGCGCCCTACCCGGCGGCCCGCCCGGAACTGGTGGCCGGCCCGATCGACGACGCGATCGCCTGGCTGCAGGCGCACGTCACGGCACTGCACGCGGCCGCCGACACGGTGCGCGCGTTCGACGCCGCGACCGGGCGGACCCTGGACTACGCCGAGGCGGTCCGGCTGGCCGAGCTGCGCGCGGCGGCCGCCCGGGCCGAGGCGGCGCTCGGCGGGCCGGCCGCGGACCTGCCGGACGCCGACCCGGCCGCGCTCCGCGCGAGCGTCGACTGGGCGGCCGCCGCCCGCGAGTTCGCCGGCGGCCCGCTCACCGAGGCCCAGGCCGGCGCGCTGCGCGACCTGCGCCCGATCACCGGGCTGGCCGAGCGGGCCCAGGAGTGGGCCGAGGCCAGCCGGGCGGTGCTCGCCGGCTTCGGCCCGGCCCGGCAGGCCGAGCTGCGCGACCGTTTCGCCGACTACCAGCGGGCGGCGGCCTTCCTGCGCGACATCCGGGACGACAGCAGCGGGCAGGAGGAGTGGTTCGCCTGCCTGGACGCCCGCGACGTGCTCACCTTCCACGGCCTGGACGCGGCCGTCGAGTACTGCGCCGACCAGCACCTGGACAGCGCCGACGTGCCGGCGGCGCTGGAACGTGCACTGCTGCACGGCTGGGTGGACGCGGTGGTCCGGGCCGACGACCGGCTGCTGCCCTGGCGGGCCGAGGACCGGGACCGGCTGCTCGCCGAGTTCCGCCAGGCCGACGAGCGGCTCGCCGCGGTCGCGGCCCGGGAGATCGTCACCGCCATCGAGGCGCGCCGGCCGGCGGCCGACAGCGCCGGCGCCGGCCTGCTGCGCCGGGAGGCGATGAAGGCGGACCGCCAGTCTCCGGTACGCGACCTGATCGCCCGTACCCGGGATGTGGTGCTCGCCCTGCGGCCCTGCGTGCTGGCCTCGCCGCTGACCGTGAGCCAGTCGCTGCCCCCGGACATCGGCTTCGACGTGGTGATCTTCGACGAGGCGTCCCAGATCACCCCGGCCGACGCGATCAACTGCATCTATCGCGGCCGGTCCCTGATCACCGCGGGCGACGACCGGCAGCTGCCGCCGACCTCGTTCTTCGACCGGGCGTTCACCACCGTGCCGGACACCGAGGTGCTCGACTACCAGTCGGTGCTGGAGCTGGCCAAGGCCTGCGGCGCGTTCCCCGGGATGGGTTTGACCTGGCACTACCGCAGCCGGCACCAGGCGCTGGTGGCGTTCGCCAACGACGCGTTCTACCAGGGCCGGCTGAGCACCTTCCCGGCCCCGGGCAGCGGCGGGCCGGACACCGGCGTCGAGCTGTTCCCGGTGGCCGGCGTCTACCGGCGGGCCACCAGCCGGGACAACCCGGTCGAGGCGGAACGGGTCGCCGAGCGGATCGTGCATCACTTCACCACCCGGCCGGACCGCACGCTGGGCGTGGTCACCTTCTCGGTGGCCCAGGCCGAGGCGATCGAGCGGGCCCTGGAGAAGGTCGCGGCCGGGCATCCGGCCCTGGAACGCGCGGTCGCCGACGACCGGCTGCACGGCTTCTTCGTGAAGAGCCTGGAGTCGGTGCAGGGCGACGAGCGGGACGTGATGATCTTCTCGATCGGGTACGGCTACGACGAGTCCGGGAAGATCAGCGCGAACTTCGGGGCGCTGAACCGGCCGAACGGCTGGCGCCGGCTGAACGTGGCGATCACCCGCGCCCGGCACCGGGTGGAGCTGGTCACCTCGATCCTGTCCCGGGACGTGCCGGAATCGGAGAACGAGGGGGTCCGGCAGCTCGCCGCCTACCTGGACTACGTCGAGCACGGCGCCGGCGACACCCGGTCCGACCTGGCCGACGGGACCGGCGAGTTCGTCGACTCGGTCCTGGAGACGGTCCGGTCCTGGGGCTATCCGGCCCGGACCGGACTGGGCACCGCCGGTGGCCGGGTGGACATCGCGATCCGGCACCCGGACGACCCGGACGGCGATTACCTGCTCGGGATCCGGTGCGACGGGCCGGGATACCGGGACTGCCCGGCGGCCCGGGACCGGGACCGGCTCACCGACCAGGTGCTGACCGACCTGGGCTGGCGGCTGCACCGGGCGTGGGCGCTCGCGTGGTACCGCGACCGGGCGGGCGAGGAGGCCCGGCTGCGAACCGCGCTGGAACGCGCCGCGGCAGCCCGTCCCGGACGGACCGGCGCGATCGAGGCGCCCGCCGCCGACCGAGCCCCGAACGCCCGCCCGCGCGTGCTGCGCGCCGCGCGGACCGCGCGCCGGTAG
- a CDS encoding polysaccharide biosynthesis protein: protein MRGARLLPLLVDGAAWGAGLLAAVLARYDFAPTRRALAGALVAMLLAVVLQAAIGHTRQLYRGRYRFASFDELRAVATTTAAATFALTAVVVLLSPHPIPLGLPALAGAAALTLMLGVRYVRRTQLSRRLRPDVRTAAPVILFGAGSAGDHLVASMLHDPKGRYLPVALIDDDPGKRRLRILGVPVLGGRDDIPAVLARTGAELLILAVANADAALVREIRDRTLAAGAAFKVVPSVSELMDSSVEVGDIREVQVTDLLGRHQVDTDLSTIGGYLTGKRVLVTGAGGSIGSELCRQIHHFRPAELMMLDRDETSLLAVQLSIDPQARLDDPGVILADLRDAGRIREIFRTRRPQVVFHAAALKHLALLQRHPAEAVKTNVLGTLNVLEAAESVERFVNISTDKAADPISVLGYSKRITERLTAWTARRRRGTFLSVRFGNVLGSRGSVFTTFSTQIAEGGPVTVTDPDVTRYFMTTQEAVHLVIQAAAIGQDGEALVLDMGEPVRIAEVARQMVALARKPVAIEYTGLRPGEKLAETLFGAGEVDRRPIHPLISHVEVPPLDPAQLRTPAAGTDTAVVIARLAEECVLPAPLPVLYAAPG, encoded by the coding sequence ATGAGGGGCGCACGCCTGCTTCCGCTGCTCGTGGACGGCGCCGCATGGGGAGCCGGCCTGCTCGCCGCCGTCCTCGCCCGGTACGACTTCGCCCCCACCCGGCGGGCCCTGGCCGGCGCCCTGGTCGCGATGCTCCTCGCCGTCGTCCTGCAGGCGGCGATCGGCCACACCCGGCAGCTCTACCGCGGCCGGTACCGGTTCGCCAGCTTCGACGAGCTCCGCGCGGTCGCCACCACCACCGCCGCGGCCACCTTCGCGCTGACCGCGGTGGTCGTGCTGCTCTCCCCGCACCCGATCCCGCTCGGCCTGCCCGCCCTGGCCGGCGCCGCCGCGCTGACCCTGATGCTCGGCGTCCGCTACGTCCGGCGGACCCAGCTGTCCCGACGGCTGCGCCCGGACGTGCGCACCGCCGCCCCGGTCATCCTGTTCGGCGCCGGCAGCGCCGGTGACCACCTGGTCGCCTCGATGCTGCACGACCCGAAGGGCCGCTACCTGCCGGTCGCCCTGATCGACGACGACCCGGGCAAGCGACGGCTGCGGATCCTCGGCGTCCCGGTGCTCGGCGGGCGCGACGACATCCCCGCGGTGCTCGCCCGCACCGGCGCCGAGCTGCTGATCCTCGCGGTCGCCAACGCGGACGCCGCGCTGGTCCGGGAGATCCGGGACCGCACCCTGGCGGCCGGCGCCGCGTTCAAGGTGGTGCCCTCGGTCAGCGAGCTGATGGACAGCTCGGTGGAGGTCGGCGACATCCGCGAGGTGCAGGTCACCGACCTGCTCGGCCGGCACCAGGTGGACACCGACCTGAGCACCATCGGCGGCTACCTGACCGGCAAGCGGGTGCTGGTCACCGGCGCCGGCGGCTCGATCGGCTCGGAGCTCTGCCGGCAGATCCACCACTTCCGGCCGGCCGAGCTGATGATGCTGGACCGCGACGAGACCTCGCTGCTGGCCGTGCAGCTCTCCATCGACCCGCAGGCCCGGCTGGACGACCCCGGGGTGATCCTGGCCGACCTGCGCGACGCCGGCCGGATCCGGGAGATCTTCCGGACCCGCCGGCCGCAGGTGGTCTTCCACGCCGCCGCGCTCAAGCACCTGGCACTGCTGCAGCGGCACCCGGCCGAGGCGGTCAAGACCAACGTGCTGGGCACGCTGAACGTGCTGGAGGCGGCTGAGTCGGTGGAGCGGTTCGTGAACATCTCCACCGACAAGGCGGCCGATCCGATCAGCGTGCTCGGCTACTCGAAGCGGATCACCGAGCGGCTCACCGCCTGGACCGCGCGCCGCCGCCGCGGGACGTTCCTGAGCGTCCGGTTCGGCAACGTGCTGGGCAGCCGGGGGTCGGTGTTCACCACGTTCAGCACGCAGATCGCCGAGGGTGGCCCGGTCACCGTCACCGACCCGGACGTCACCCGGTACTTCATGACCACCCAGGAGGCGGTGCACCTGGTGATCCAGGCCGCCGCGATCGGGCAGGACGGCGAGGCGCTGGTGCTGGACATGGGCGAGCCGGTGCGGATCGCCGAGGTGGCCCGGCAGATGGTCGCGCTGGCCCGCAAGCCGGTGGCGATCGAGTACACCGGCCTGCGTCCGGGGGAGAAGCTCGCCGAGACGCTGTTCGGCGCCGGCGAGGTCGACCGCCGGCCGATCCACCCGCTGATCTCGCACGTCGAGGTGCCGCCGCTGGATCCGGCCCAGTTGCGGACGCCCGCGGCCGGGACGGACACCGCGGTGGTGATCGCCCGGCTGGCCGAGGAGTGCGTGCTGCCCGCTCCGTTGCCGGTGCTGTACGCAGCGCCGGGCTGA